One Vicia villosa cultivar HV-30 ecotype Madison, WI unplaced genomic scaffold, Vvil1.0 ctg.000325F_1_1, whole genome shotgun sequence genomic region harbors:
- the LOC131626809 gene encoding putative disease resistance protein At3g14460: MEAIHREKLFSLSNSVKLLLAKIGSTELVDSFRKTKLDALLLTKLKRRLTRIVVLLNDDAVFNEWFDMVRDAVFELESLFDEINTEALRRKVEAEYKTLTPSSTSLSQVLKYSIYSPFKPFKRFNKVIKSKLLKSIERLELLSSGSGEKGKLGVPNSNGVWLETPEIENSDVLDENFIYGRDSDISKLKSFLLSEDDDASEGDCKVRMISIVGMGGIGKTALAKLLYNDPQVKEKFGLRGWALVSKDFVVFKVLEAFLNSIDSRDIRNDEVNREVIEFANTKRNEPGDLYANLVLLMFKKIISNNLFLLVLDNVWGAESVNWTHLMNIFNVGEKGSRIIVTTRDERIALSKETFLSVHYLKPLTNEDCWFLLARNAFGACEDPQQSNLEEIGKEIAKKCYGLPFLAVALGDFLRNKLSPDYWNYVLESNIWELTDHDVQPFLQLSYNYLPTPLKRCFAYFSIFPKKSIIEKNMVVQLWIAEGLVESSTDSTDPEKVGEEYFDVLVSRSLIHRRSIGDEEATFEMHDVFHDLAIEVSSPYCIHLDDHNLHDAVHNLSYNRGIYDSHDKFDKLYGLKSLRTFLALPLQEQSPLCLLSNKVVEDLLPTMKQLRVLSFSNYKSITEVPNSIGNLLYLQYLNLSHTKIERLPSETCKLYNLQFLLLAGCKRLTELPEDIGKLVNLRHLDVSDTALREMPVQIAKLENLHTLSDFAVSKHNDGLKVSELGKFPHLHGKLSISQLQNVNDPSEVDQANLKMKELIDKLALEWDYGNTFPDSQIKSVILEHLQPSTNLKSLTIKGYGGINFPNWLGDSSFRNMVYLRISNCNDCLWLPPLGQLSNLKELIIEGMQSVGTIGIEFYGSGGSSFQPFPSLENLHFENMQEWEEWDLIRGTTTTFPSLKTLSLSKCPKLIVGNIADKFPSLTKLELSECPLLVQSMPLSDRVFRQLMFPLNSLQQLTIEGIPSSMSFPSNGLPKTLKFLIISNCENLEFLPHDYLSNYTSLEELKISYSCNSMTSFALGALPVLKSLFIEGCKNLKSILIAEDTSLKCLSFLRSIKIWDCTELESFPPGGLATPNLVYFAVWKCEKLPSLPEAMHTLTNLQEMEVDNLPNLQSFVIDDLPSSLQELTVGSVGGIMWNTKPTWEHLTCLSVLRINDDNTVTTLMGPFLPSSLVTLCICGLGDTSFEGKWLQHLDYLQNLEIVNAPKLKTLPKKGLPSSLLVLSITRCPLLEASLRRKRGREWRKIAHIPAIIIDDELIT, encoded by the coding sequence ATGGAAGCTATTCACAGAGAAAAACTCTTCTCACTCTCAAATTCCGTGAAGCTGTTGTTAGCCAAGATCGGTTCTACCGAGCTCGTCGACAGCTTCCGGAAGACGAAGCTCGACGCCTTACTCTTGACAAAGCTGAAAAGAAGATTAACAAGGATCGTAGTTCTACTCAACGATGACGCCGTTTTCAACGAATGGTTCGATATGGTGAGAGATGCTGTCTTTGAACTCGAAAGTTTGTTCGACGAAATCAACACCGAGGCATTGCGACGCAAAGTGGAAGCAGAGTATAAAACCCTAACTCCTTCTTCTACTTCCCTTTCTCAAGTGCTAAAATATTCTATTTATTCTCCTTTCAAACCTTTCAAACGGTTTAATAAAGTGATTAAGTCGAAATTGCTGAAATCAATTGAAAGATTAGAGTTATTGAGTTCAGGAAGTGGAGAGAAAGGTAAATTAGGTGTTCCCAATTCGAACGGTGTTTGGCTCGAAACTCCGGAAATTGAAAATTCTGATGTGCTTGATGAGAATTTTATTTATGGAAGAGATAGTGATATAAGCAAACTTAAAAGTTTTTTGTTGTcagaagatgatgatgctagtgagGGTGATTGTAAAGTAAGAATGATTTCCATTGTAGGTATGGGAGGGATTGGTAAAACTGCCCTTGCTAAACTCCTTTACAATGATCCGCAAGTTAAGGAGAAATTTGGATTGAGAGGGTGGGCGCTTGTTTCGAAAGATTTTGTTGTTTTCAAGGTTTTGGAAGCCTTTCTTAATTCTATCGATTCACGGGATATCAGGAATGATGAGGTGAATCGGGAAGTTATTGAATTTGCTAACACAAAGAGAAATGAGCCTGGTGACCTTTACGCGAATCTTGTATTACTGATGTTCAAGAAAATTATTAGCAATAACTTGTTTTTGCTTGTATTGGATAATGTGTGGGGTGCGGAATCTGTCAATTGGACACATTTGATGAACATATTTAATGTTGGGGAAAAGGGAAGCAGGATCATCGTCACAACACGGGATGAAAGAATTGCACTATCCAAGGAAACTTTTCTTTCTGTCCACTACTTGAAACCTTTGACAAATGAAGATTGCTGGTTTTTACTTGCTAGAAATGCATTTGGAGCATGTGAAGATCCACAACAGTCCAATCTAGAAGAAATTGGCAAAGAAATTGCAAAAAAATGTTACGGGTTACCATTTCTTGCGGTGGCACTTGGGGATTTTCTACGCAACAAATTGTCCCCAGATTATTGGAATTATGTGCTAGAAAGTAACATTTGGGAATTGACAGATCATGACGTGCAACCTTTTCTACAATTGAGCTACAATTATCTTCCGACTCCTTTGAAACGATGTTTtgcatatttttcaatttttccaaAGAAGTCCATCATAGAAAAAAATATGGTAGTTCAGTTGTGGATTGCAGAAGGCTTAGTAGAATCGTCTACAGACTCTACAGATCCAGAAAAAGTTGGAGAGGAATACTTTGATGTACTAGTGTCAAGATCGTTGATACATCGACGATCTATTGGTGATGAGGAAGCAACCTTTGAAATGCACGATGTCTTTCATGATTTAGCTATTGAGGTTTCATCTCCATATTGTATACATTTGGATGACCATAACCTACATGATGCGGTGCATAACTTATCATACAACAGAGGGATATATGACTCGCATGATAAATTTGATAAGTTGTATGGATTAAAAAGTCTACGTACCTTTCTAGCATTACCATTACAAGAACAATCGCCTCTTTGTTTGCTATCAAACAAGGTAGTAGAAGACTTGCTGCCAACAATGAAACAATTACGCGTCTTGTCTTTTTCGAACTACAAGAGTATCACTGAGGTTCCTAACTCTATTGGAAATTTGTTATACCTGCAGTACTTAAATCTTTCTCACACTAAGATTGAAAGATTGCCTTCTGAGACATGCAAGCTTTACAATTTGCAGTTTTTGTTGTTGGCAGGCTGTAAAAGGTTAACTGAATTGCCAGAGGACATAGGAAAATTGGTTAATCTGCGGCACCTTGACGTTAGTGACACTGCATTGAGGGAGATGCCCGTACAAATAGCCAAACTAGAGAATCTCCACACTTTATCTGACTTCGCTGTAAGCAAACATAATGATGGATTAAAGGTTTCAGAGTTGGGAAAATTTCCCCACCTCCATGGAAAACTTTCCATCTCACAACTACAGAATGTTAATGACCCCTCTGAAGTAGATCAAGCCAATTTAAAGATGAAAGAACTAATAGACAAATTAGCTTTGGAATGGGACTATGGTAATACTTTTCCAGATTCACAAATTAAAAGTGTTATACTTGAACATTTGCAACCCTCAACAAATTTGAAAAGTCTCACCATCAAAGGCTATGGTGGAATCAACTTTCCAAATTGGCTGGGTGATTCTTCATTTAGAAACATGGTGTATTTAAGAATCTCGAATTGTAATGATTGTCTATGGCTTCCACCCCTTGGACAATTGAGTAATTTGAAAGAACTCATTATTGAAGGGATGCAATCAGTAGGGACAATTGGTATTGAATTCTATGGAAGTGGTGGTTCTTCATTTCAACCATTTCCCTCTTTGGAGAATCTACACTTTGAGAATATGCAAGAGTGGGAGGAATGGGACTTGATTAGAGGTACGACTACAACGTTTCCTAGTCTTAAAACTTTATCGCTTAGTAAGTGCCCAAAACTGATTGTAGGAAACATAGCTGACAAATTTCCTTCCTTAACTAAACTTGAGTTAAGTGAATGTCCTTTACTGGTGCAATCAATGCCATTATCTGATCGTGTATTCAGGCAACTGATGTTCCCTTTGAATTCTCTTCAACAGCTGACCATAGAGGGCATTCCATCTTCCATGTCTTTTCCATCAAACGGTCTACCAAAAACCTTGAAATTTCTCATAATCAGTAATTGTGAAAATCTAGAGTTCCTTCCTCATGATTACTTGTCCAATTACACATCGCTTGAGGAACTGAAAATATCTTATAGCTGCAATTCAATGACATCATTTGCCTTGGGTGCTCTCCCTGTACTGAAGAGTCTATTTATTGAGGGTTGTAAAAATCTGAAATCAATATTAATTGCAGAAGATACGTCACTGAAGTGTCTCTCATTTCTTAGAAGCATCAAAATATGGGATTGTACTGAACTGGAGTCATTTCCCCCAGGTGGATTGGCCACTCCAAACCTTGTTTATTTTGCAGTGTGGAAGTGTGAGAAGCTTCCTTCACTACCAGAAGCGATGCACACTCTAACTAACCTTCAAGAAATGGAAGTTGATAATCTAccaaatcttcaatcttttgtCATAGATGATTTACCTAGCAGTTTGCAAGAACTGACTGTTGGCTCTGTTGGAGGGATCATGTGGAATACTAAGCCAACTTGGGAGCATCTCACTTGTCTTTCAGTGTTGCGAATTAACGACGACAATACAGTGACCACGCTGATGGGGCCATTTCTACCTTCATCTCTTGTGACACTATGCATTTGTGGTCTTGGTGATACAAGCTTTGAGGGGAAGTGGCTTCAACATCTCGATTATCTCCAAAATCTTGAGATTGTTAACGCTCCCAAACTTAAGACTTTGCCAAAAAAAGGATTGCCTTCATCTCTTTTAGTACTAAGTATAACTCGTTGTCCATTACTAGAAGCAAGTTTGCGGAGGAAGCGAGGGAGGGAGTGGCGTAAGATTGCTCACATTCCGGCTATAATTATCGATGACGAACTGATCACATAA